One Nostoc sp. UHCC 0302 DNA window includes the following coding sequences:
- a CDS encoding FMN-dependent NADH-azoreductase, which produces MANILHIDTSPRGERSISRALSYEFITSWKDTHTGDKVTYRDLGHNPVPHVNEAWIAAAFTPPDTHTPELAEAIKLSDSLIDEFIAADRYVIGVPMYNFNIPSTFKAYIDQIVRVGRTFTIDENGYKGLVDSSKKLLIITARGGSFPPGTPFAAYDYQEPYLRAIFGFLGITDVTFIHADSLGAGDEAREKSLAAAKDAIAQAVANW; this is translated from the coding sequence ATGGCAAATATCCTCCACATTGATACTAGTCCTCGTGGTGAACGTTCTATTTCACGCGCACTCTCCTATGAGTTCATTACATCTTGGAAAGATACTCATACAGGCGATAAAGTGACTTACCGTGATTTGGGTCACAATCCTGTTCCTCATGTCAACGAAGCGTGGATTGCTGCTGCTTTTACACCACCTGATACACATACACCGGAACTAGCTGAAGCAATAAAGCTGTCTGATAGCTTGATCGACGAGTTTATCGCAGCCGATCGCTACGTTATTGGTGTGCCGATGTACAACTTTAATATACCCTCTACCTTCAAAGCTTACATTGACCAAATTGTCCGTGTTGGTCGCACTTTCACGATTGACGAAAATGGGTACAAAGGTTTAGTAGATAGCAGTAAAAAATTACTGATTATCACAGCGCGTGGTGGTAGTTTCCCTCCAGGAACTCCCTTCGCTGCTTATGATTATCAAGAACCATATCTCCGCGCTATTTTTGGTTTTCTTGGTATTACTGATGTTACCTTTATCCACGCCGATAGCTTGGGTGCAGGTGATGAGGCTCGTGAAAAGTCTCTAGCCGCTGCTAAAGATGCGATCGCCCAAGCAGTAGCTAACTGGTAG
- the trxA gene encoding thioredoxin: MSTNTDTVTYVQESEFDTLLSEEKVVVVDFTATWCGPCRLISPLIEQLAQEYKGRAKVVKVDVDENKPLFKKFGLRSIPAVLIFKDAELVETIVGVTPYEQFSTAVLNLL, encoded by the coding sequence ATGTCTACTAACACTGATACAGTTACTTACGTTCAAGAAAGTGAATTTGATACTCTTTTAAGTGAAGAAAAAGTTGTTGTTGTTGACTTTACTGCTACTTGGTGTGGCCCTTGTCGCTTGATTAGTCCATTAATAGAGCAACTCGCTCAAGAATACAAAGGTCGTGCCAAAGTCGTTAAAGTAGATGTAGATGAAAACAAACCGTTGTTCAAAAAATTTGGTCTTCGCAGCATTCCAGCAGTTTTAATTTTTAAGGATGCTGAGTTAGTAGAAACTATTGTGGGAGTTACTCCTTACGAGCAATTTAGTACTGCTGTTTTGAATCTTCTTTAG
- a CDS encoding RNA-binding protein, with protein MSLYVGNLSYEVTEETLNAVFAEYGSVKRVQLPTDRETGRLRGFGFVEMGTDAEETAAIEALNGAEWMGRDLKVNKARPKEERGSFGGNQNNYGGRNRY; from the coding sequence ATGTCCCTTTATGTAGGCAATCTTTCCTACGAAGTTACAGAAGAAACTTTAAATGCTGTTTTTGCAGAATATGGTTCAGTAAAGCGGGTACAGCTACCTACTGACCGTGAAACAGGACGTTTACGCGGTTTCGGTTTTGTAGAAATGGGAACAGACGCTGAAGAAACAGCTGCCATTGAAGCTCTTAATGGTGCTGAGTGGATGGGACGTGACTTGAAAGTAAATAAAGCTAGACCTAAAGAAGAAAGAGGCTCGTTTGGCGGCAACCAAAATAATTATGGCGGACGTAACCGTTATTAA